The Streptosporangiales bacterium genome has a segment encoding these proteins:
- the atpD gene encoding F0F1 ATP synthase subunit beta, whose amino-acid sequence MTVTADADTATGRVARVIGPVVDVEFPTEAMPELNHALEVEVELLGEARTLTLEVAQHLGDNLVRTICMQPQDGMVRGTPVRSTGAPISVPVGDQVKGHVFNVLGKCLDEPDLQLSGETWPIHRSAPKFVDLAPKTEMLATGIKVIDLLTPYVQGGKIGLFGGAGVGKTVLIKEMIIRVARNFGGTSVFAGVGERTREGNDLFLEMSEDGVINDTALVFGQMDEPPGTRLRVALSALTMAEYFRDVQEQDVLLFIDNIFRFTQAGSEVSTLLGRMPSAVGYQPTLADEMGQLQERITSTRGRAITSMQAVFVPADDYTDPAPATTFAHLDATTELSREVFALGIFPAVDPLTSSSRILDPLYVGEEHHQVASRVKEILQRYKDLQDIIAILGIDELSEEDKVIVGRARRIQRFLSQNMYAAEQFTGQAGSFVPLDETIASFKALCDGEVDHLPEQAFLLCGGLDDVKENAKKLSA is encoded by the coding sequence ATGACTGTTACCGCTGATGCCGACACCGCGACCGGGCGCGTCGCCCGAGTCATCGGGCCGGTGGTCGACGTCGAGTTCCCGACCGAGGCGATGCCCGAGCTGAACCATGCGCTCGAGGTCGAGGTGGAGCTGCTCGGCGAGGCACGCACGCTGACCCTCGAGGTGGCGCAGCACCTGGGCGACAACCTCGTCCGCACCATCTGCATGCAGCCACAGGACGGCATGGTCCGCGGCACCCCCGTGCGCAGCACGGGCGCACCGATCAGCGTGCCCGTCGGCGACCAGGTCAAGGGGCACGTGTTCAACGTGCTCGGCAAGTGCCTGGACGAGCCGGACCTGCAGCTGTCCGGCGAGACCTGGCCGATCCACCGGTCCGCGCCGAAGTTCGTCGACCTGGCGCCGAAGACCGAGATGCTGGCGACCGGCATCAAGGTCATCGACCTGCTCACCCCGTACGTCCAGGGCGGCAAGATCGGCCTGTTCGGCGGCGCCGGTGTGGGCAAGACCGTGTTGATCAAGGAGATGATCATCCGGGTCGCGAGGAACTTCGGTGGCACCTCGGTGTTCGCCGGTGTTGGCGAGCGCACCCGTGAGGGCAACGACCTGTTCCTCGAGATGAGCGAGGACGGCGTCATCAACGACACCGCGCTCGTCTTCGGCCAGATGGACGAGCCGCCAGGCACCCGCCTGCGCGTCGCGCTGTCCGCGCTGACCATGGCGGAGTACTTCCGCGACGTCCAGGAACAGGACGTGCTGCTGTTCATCGACAACATCTTCCGGTTCACCCAGGCAGGTTCCGAGGTCTCCACGCTGCTCGGCCGGATGCCGTCCGCGGTGGGTTACCAGCCGACGCTGGCCGACGAGATGGGCCAGCTGCAGGAGCGGATCACGTCGACCCGCGGCCGCGCGATCACCTCCATGCAGGCGGTCTTCGTGCCGGCGGACGACTACACCGACCCGGCGCCGGCCACCACGTTCGCGCACCTGGACGCCACCACGGAGCTCTCCCGTGAGGTGTTCGCGCTGGGCATCTTCCCCGCGGTCGACCCGCTGACCTCGTCGTCGCGGATCCTCGACCCGCTGTACGTGGGGGAGGAGCACCACCAGGTGGCGAGCCGGGTGAAGGAGATCCTGCAGCGCTACAAGGACCTCCAGGACATCATCGCCATCCTCGGTATCGACGAGTTGTCCGAAGAGGACAAGGTCATCGTCGGCCGGGCGCGCCGGATCCAGCGGTTCCTGTCGCAGAACATGTACGCGGCGGAGCAGTTCACCGGCCAGGCCGGTTCGTTCGTCCCGCTGGACGAGACGATCGCGTCGTTCAAGGCCCTCTGCGACGGCGAGGTGGACCATCTGCCGGAGCAGGCGTTCCTGCTCTGCGGCGGTCTGGACGACGTCAAGGAGAACGCGAAGAAGCTCAGCGCCTGA
- a CDS encoding F0F1 ATP synthase subunit gamma has protein sequence MAETFQTYRRRIRSVKSIAKITRAMELIAASRIVKARERVAASTPYAKEITAAVSAAASNATVDHALLTENEQPTKAAMLLLTADRGFAGAYTANVLKEGEALIGLLDEQGKATAPYVCGTKGINWYRFRQREFADSWSGFSEQPAYEDARQVGQTLVDAFLTPTEEGGVDEIHIVYTEFVSMLTQRTQVLRLLPLEVEETDEPPAEGTFPLYEFEPSPEQVLEELLPRYINSRIYNAMLQAAASEQAARQRAMKSATDNANELVETYTRLQNAARQAQITQEISEIVGGANALADATAGSE, from the coding sequence ATGGCGGAGACCTTCCAGACATACCGCCGGCGGATCAGGTCGGTGAAGTCGATCGCCAAGATCACGCGGGCGATGGAGCTCATCGCGGCGTCGCGCATCGTCAAGGCGCGCGAACGCGTGGCCGCCTCGACGCCGTATGCCAAGGAGATCACCGCGGCAGTGTCGGCGGCGGCGAGCAACGCCACCGTCGACCACGCGCTGCTGACCGAGAACGAGCAGCCCACCAAGGCGGCGATGCTGCTGCTGACCGCGGACCGCGGGTTCGCCGGTGCCTACACGGCGAACGTCCTCAAGGAGGGCGAAGCGCTGATCGGCCTGCTCGACGAGCAGGGCAAGGCCACGGCGCCGTACGTCTGCGGCACCAAGGGCATCAACTGGTACCGCTTCCGGCAGCGGGAGTTCGCCGACTCGTGGTCGGGGTTCAGCGAGCAGCCGGCGTACGAGGACGCACGGCAGGTCGGCCAGACCCTCGTCGACGCGTTCCTCACGCCCACCGAGGAGGGCGGTGTCGACGAGATCCACATCGTCTACACCGAGTTCGTCTCCATGCTGACGCAGCGCACCCAGGTGCTCAGGCTGCTGCCGCTGGAGGTGGAGGAGACGGACGAGCCGCCGGCGGAGGGCACGTTCCCGCTGTACGAGTTCGAGCCGTCGCCCGAGCAGGTGCTCGAGGAGCTGCTGCCGCGCTACATCAACAGCCGGATCTACAACGCGATGCTGCAGGCGGCCGCGTCCGAGCAGGCGGCGAGGCAGCGCGCGATGAAGTCCGCGACGGACAACGCCAACGAGCTGGTCGAGACCTACACCAGGTTGCAGAACGCGGCTCGCCAGGCACAGATCACCCAGGAAATCAGTGAGATCGTCGGTGGCGCGAACGCCCTTGCGGATGCCACCGCGGGGAGTGAGTGA
- a CDS encoding F0F1 ATP synthase subunit alpha — protein sequence MAELTIRPDEIRDALERFVQSYEPATSSREEVGTVVYCGDGIARVEGLPSAMANELLEFADGTRGLALDLDVREIGAIVLGEYGGIEEGQQVRRTGEVLSVPVGEGYLGRVVDALGKPLDGKGDIETDETRILELQAPTVVQRQPVKEPLQTGIKAIDALIPIGRGQRELIIGDRQTGKTAVAVDTIINQKANWETGDPDKQVRCIYVAIGQKGSTIASVRNTLEENGALEYTTIVAAPASDPAGYKYIAPYTGSSIGQHWMYQGKHVLIVFDDLTKQAEAYRAVSLLLRRPPGREAYPGDVFYLHSRLLERCAKLSDELGRGSMTGLPIIETKANDISAYVPTNVISITDGQLFLESDLFNQGQRPAIHVGNSVSRVGGSAQVKAMRKVSGRLKIDLAQYRELEAFAQFGSGLDATSLAQLARGARQMELIKQPQYSPYPVQHQVVSMWLGSGQIDEVPIEDVARFEREFIETVGRDHPGIYAQIVETGEVDDDGFTTLEKAIGDFKKQFQTSSGEILVKDEPVEALEEEDVDQEKITVRRRSGN from the coding sequence ATGGCGGAGCTGACGATCCGTCCGGACGAGATCCGGGATGCGCTGGAGCGCTTCGTCCAGTCGTACGAGCCGGCGACTTCCTCGCGCGAGGAAGTCGGCACCGTCGTCTACTGCGGCGACGGCATCGCCAGGGTCGAGGGGCTGCCCTCGGCGATGGCGAACGAGCTGTTGGAGTTCGCCGACGGCACCCGCGGCCTCGCGCTCGACCTGGACGTGCGGGAGATCGGTGCCATCGTGCTCGGTGAGTACGGTGGCATCGAAGAAGGACAGCAGGTACGGCGCACCGGCGAGGTGCTGAGCGTGCCCGTCGGCGAGGGGTACCTCGGCCGGGTGGTGGACGCCCTGGGCAAGCCGCTCGACGGCAAGGGCGACATCGAGACCGACGAGACCCGCATCCTCGAGCTGCAGGCGCCGACCGTGGTGCAGCGGCAGCCGGTGAAGGAGCCGCTGCAGACCGGCATCAAGGCGATCGACGCGCTGATCCCGATCGGCCGTGGGCAGCGCGAGCTGATCATCGGTGACCGGCAGACCGGCAAGACCGCCGTCGCCGTCGACACGATCATCAACCAGAAGGCGAACTGGGAGACCGGCGACCCGGACAAGCAGGTGCGCTGCATCTACGTGGCGATCGGGCAGAAGGGCTCGACCATCGCGTCCGTGCGGAACACGCTCGAGGAGAACGGCGCGCTGGAGTACACGACCATCGTCGCGGCGCCCGCGTCCGACCCGGCCGGGTACAAGTACATCGCGCCGTACACCGGTTCCTCGATCGGCCAGCACTGGATGTACCAGGGCAAGCACGTGCTGATCGTCTTCGACGACCTGACCAAGCAGGCCGAGGCGTACCGTGCGGTGTCGCTGCTGCTGCGCCGGCCGCCGGGGCGTGAGGCCTACCCGGGTGACGTCTTCTACCTGCACTCGCGGCTGCTGGAGCGCTGTGCGAAGCTCTCCGACGAGCTCGGCCGTGGCTCGATGACCGGCCTGCCGATCATCGAGACCAAGGCGAACGACATCTCGGCGTACGTGCCGACGAACGTCATCTCCATCACCGACGGCCAGCTGTTCCTGGAGAGCGACCTGTTCAACCAGGGCCAGCGGCCGGCGATCCACGTCGGTAACTCCGTCTCCCGTGTCGGTGGCTCGGCACAGGTGAAGGCCATGCGGAAGGTCAGCGGCCGGTTGAAGATCGACCTGGCCCAGTACCGCGAGCTGGAGGCGTTCGCGCAGTTCGGCTCCGGCCTGGACGCGACGTCGCTGGCGCAGCTGGCCCGCGGTGCGCGCCAGATGGAGCTGATCAAGCAGCCGCAGTACTCGCCGTACCCGGTGCAGCACCAGGTGGTGTCCATGTGGCTGGGCTCCGGCCAGATCGACGAGGTGCCGATCGAGGACGTCGCCAGGTTCGAGCGTGAGTTCATCGAGACCGTCGGCCGCGACCACCCGGGCATCTACGCGCAGATCGTGGAGACCGGTGAGGTGGACGACGACGGCTTCACCACGCTGGAGAAGGCGATCGGCGACTTCAAGAAGCAGTTCCAGACCTCAAGCGGCGAGATCCTGGTCAAGGACGAGCCGGTCGAGGCGCTGGAAGAGGAAGACGTCGACCAGGAGAAGATCACCGTTCGCCGCAGGTCGGGCAACTAG